Proteins encoded in a region of the Enterococcus gilvus ATCC BAA-350 genome:
- the rsxC gene encoding electron transport complex subunit RsxC, with product MEALTKAIATFKGGVKVPHNKHTAEFESVFMEPPKLVTLPMQQHIGGRCTPLVKKGDSVTVGEKIADSEAFVSAPIHASVSGKVKGIKPVLMANGQMCDAIHIASDGLPVVFPDPQPVAIDSKAALLKAARDSGVVGIGGAGFPLHVKLAVKDDTLIDTLVINGAECEPFITSDYRESLEYPERIIAGMQMVMKHLKITRGVVGIESNKPKGLKRLRDHLNELADRDPAITVMEIPSLYPQGAEKMLVYATTGRKIPPGKLPSEVGCLILNISTISLLQRYVETGMPLTHKRITVDGNVPEPKNIVVPVGTPMGEVIACCGGLIDEPNKVILGGPMMGVAQFSVELPITKQTNAITILSQAERLPEESPCIRCGRCVEACPMSLLPVQIERCTRNKDVSGLKKLKVSACMECGCCAFVCPAGRRLVQTMKQGKQLEREAAK from the coding sequence ATGGAAGCATTAACGAAAGCAATCGCAACATTCAAGGGGGGCGTGAAGGTCCCGCATAATAAACATACAGCTGAATTTGAAAGCGTTTTTATGGAGCCGCCGAAACTCGTTACTTTGCCGATGCAGCAGCACATCGGAGGCCGCTGTACCCCGCTGGTAAAAAAGGGCGACAGCGTCACTGTGGGGGAGAAGATCGCGGATTCTGAGGCCTTTGTCTCCGCACCGATCCATGCATCCGTTTCAGGAAAAGTGAAAGGGATCAAGCCCGTTCTGATGGCAAACGGACAGATGTGCGATGCGATCCATATTGCCAGCGATGGCTTGCCGGTAGTCTTTCCAGACCCTCAGCCAGTCGCGATCGATTCAAAGGCAGCGTTATTGAAGGCTGCGCGAGACAGCGGAGTCGTCGGTATCGGCGGGGCAGGATTTCCCTTGCACGTCAAATTGGCTGTGAAAGACGACACGCTCATCGACACTTTGGTCATCAATGGCGCGGAATGCGAACCCTTCATTACCTCCGATTATCGGGAAAGTCTCGAGTACCCGGAGCGGATCATCGCAGGGATGCAGATGGTCATGAAGCATTTGAAGATCACCCGCGGAGTCGTCGGCATTGAAAGCAACAAACCAAAGGGCTTAAAAAGGCTGCGGGATCATTTGAATGAACTGGCGGATCGAGACCCGGCGATCACGGTAATGGAGATTCCGTCATTGTACCCTCAAGGAGCTGAAAAAATGCTCGTTTACGCGACAACAGGACGGAAAATCCCGCCTGGGAAATTGCCTTCAGAGGTCGGGTGCCTGATCCTGAATATCTCGACCATTTCCTTATTGCAGCGATACGTCGAGACCGGCATGCCCTTGACCCATAAGCGAATCACGGTGGATGGAAATGTTCCAGAGCCTAAAAATATCGTTGTTCCTGTGGGGACACCCATGGGCGAGGTAATCGCCTGCTGCGGAGGGCTGATCGATGAGCCCAACAAAGTGATTTTAGGCGGTCCCATGATGGGGGTAGCTCAGTTTTCAGTAGAGCTGCCCATCACCAAGCAAACCAATGCCATCACCATTTTGTCTCAAGCGGAACGTTTACCAGAGGAATCTCCCTGTATACGCTGCGGACGCTGTGTAGAAGCGTGTCCGATGTCTTTATTACCTGTACAAATCGAACGCTGCACACGAAACAAGGATGTCTCCGGTTTGAAAAAGCTGAAGGTCTCCGCTTGTATGGAATGTGGCTGCTGCGCATTTGTTTGTCCTGCTGGGCGACGGCTCGTACAGACGATGAAGCAGGGGAAACAGTTGGAAAGGGAGGCAGCTAAATGA
- a CDS encoding electron transport complex protein RnfA — protein sequence MQAFVTILVAGILTDNFVLSQFLGICPFLGVSKKLDTAVGMSLAVTFVMVLATLVTYPIYDALLVPLGLDYLQTIVFILTIAALVQLVEVVMKRYMTPLYNALGIYLPLITTNCAVLGVTILNFSKNYTFMQSMVNSFAAGIGFLLAMVIFAGVRGRLEGNDIPEALRGLPITLVAAAIVALSFLGFAGLAEGLFK from the coding sequence ATGCAGGCGTTTGTGACGATTTTAGTTGCAGGCATTTTGACGGATAATTTTGTGTTGTCTCAGTTTTTAGGCATTTGTCCATTTCTCGGCGTGTCCAAAAAGTTGGATACCGCCGTTGGTATGTCGCTGGCGGTGACCTTCGTCATGGTATTGGCGACACTAGTGACCTATCCGATTTACGATGCGTTACTCGTGCCCTTAGGATTGGATTATCTACAAACGATCGTCTTCATTTTGACGATCGCTGCACTGGTTCAGTTAGTGGAGGTCGTGATGAAGCGCTATATGACCCCGTTATACAATGCACTGGGCATCTATTTGCCGCTGATCACAACGAATTGTGCAGTGCTGGGAGTCACGATCTTGAATTTTTCAAAAAACTACACATTTATGCAATCCATGGTCAATTCCTTTGCGGCAGGCATCGGATTTTTGTTAGCGATGGTGATTTTCGCTGGCGTACGCGGCCGTCTCGAAGGCAATGATATTCCAGAAGCCTTGCGAGGATTGCCGATAACATTGGTGGCAGCCGCGATCGTCGCGTTGTCATTTCTAGGATTTGCCGGCTTGGCAGAAGGATTGTTCAAATAG
- a CDS encoding DUF2922 domain-containing protein, whose amino-acid sequence MIRLAATFENSEGKHHRLSVKDPDMSKSADEIKASLEKFAALDLFEKDGVGLFKKVVGAKFVERIVTPIFDRTHEETEELTETALDQRIAPVKRSIQDIRDPKELILEQRMVKPGILQQLFAFPAGIAPAEVSEAEAMSLVLRMLPQGGELEDISVIEGTDPLRFRLLIKLKEEGKPLGKESPPDRLRKSRHLDREKK is encoded by the coding sequence ATGATAAGATTAGCAGCGACATTTGAGAACAGCGAAGGAAAACATCATCGTTTAAGTGTGAAGGACCCAGATATGAGCAAATCAGCCGATGAGATCAAGGCCTCTTTGGAAAAATTTGCGGCGCTGGATCTATTCGAGAAAGACGGCGTCGGCTTGTTTAAAAAAGTGGTCGGGGCCAAATTTGTTGAGCGAATCGTTACACCGATTTTTGATAGAACGCATGAAGAAACAGAGGAATTGACGGAGACTGCTCTAGATCAAAGAATAGCTCCGGTGAAACGATCAATCCAGGATATTCGTGACCCGAAGGAATTGATCTTAGAACAACGAATGGTCAAGCCAGGGATTTTGCAGCAGCTCTTCGCGTTTCCAGCGGGAATTGCTCCTGCAGAAGTTTCGGAAGCAGAAGCCATGTCCTTAGTATTAAGGATGCTGCCGCAGGGAGGCGAGCTAGAGGATATCAGCGTCATTGAAGGGACAGATCCGTTGAGGTTCCGACTGCTCATCAAGCTGAAAGAGGAAGGAAAACCGCTGGGGAAGGAAAGTCCGCCAGATAGACTGCGAAAAAGCCGACACTTGGACCGAGAGAAAAAATAA
- a CDS encoding PadR family transcriptional regulator has protein sequence MRTIDLIVLGILKKDSLSAYDIQKLIDYRNISQWVKVSTPTIYKKMLQLEKQGYVKSTLKKNGKMPEKAVYSLTQKGKTEFEKLMLGIAARPITIFLDFNAVILNLDSLSSADQKACISIIEANVKKMKRRLKDDLADSNDSADIHDAGKAVMQQQYLLAEAIEKWIEEIKKSL, from the coding sequence ATGCGGACGATTGATCTGATTGTTTTGGGTATTCTAAAAAAAGACTCTTTGAGCGCCTATGATATCCAAAAACTTATTGACTATCGGAATATTTCTCAATGGGTAAAAGTCAGCACCCCGACGATCTATAAAAAGATGCTGCAATTGGAAAAGCAAGGGTACGTCAAAAGTACCTTGAAGAAGAATGGAAAAATGCCGGAGAAAGCCGTCTATTCACTGACTCAAAAAGGCAAGACTGAATTTGAGAAATTAATGCTTGGAATCGCTGCCCGACCCATCACTATTTTTCTAGACTTCAATGCCGTTATCCTTAATCTGGACAGTTTGTCTTCAGCAGATCAAAAAGCCTGCATCAGTATCATCGAAGCCAATGTTAAAAAGATGAAGCGGCGGTTGAAAGATGACCTCGCTGATAGTAACGATTCTGCTGATATCCATGACGCCGGGAAAGCCGTTATGCAGCAGCAATATCTTTTAGCTGAGGCGATTGAAAAGTGGATTGAAGAAATTAAGAAGAGTCTTTAG
- a CDS encoding RnfABCDGE type electron transport complex subunit D, producing the protein MTAVVTGILLALNLPVTLPFWMAVLGGVIAIVIVKEFFGGVGQNFVNPAITARIVLMMSFAPQMSTWQPPLNYYMFRPDVISSATYFSAAQTGQELPSLLNMFLGIRSGSLGETCAAALLLGGGYLVVRKVISPLIPLCFIGTVGILATLLGGQPLYQLMSGGLLLGAIFMATDYTTSPITKKGKVIFGIGCGIVTVLIRFYAALPEGVSYAILLMNILVPHIENLTIPKVFGEEAKVK; encoded by the coding sequence TTGACTGCTGTTGTGACAGGCATCTTGTTAGCATTGAATCTCCCAGTGACATTGCCGTTCTGGATGGCTGTTCTAGGTGGTGTGATTGCGATCGTGATCGTGAAGGAATTTTTCGGCGGCGTTGGACAAAATTTTGTCAATCCGGCGATCACTGCTCGGATCGTTTTGATGATGTCCTTTGCGCCTCAAATGAGTACGTGGCAGCCGCCATTAAACTATTATATGTTCCGACCAGACGTGATCTCGTCAGCCACCTACTTTTCAGCCGCTCAAACAGGGCAAGAGCTGCCATCACTACTTAATATGTTTTTAGGTATTCGCTCAGGAAGTCTGGGGGAAACCTGCGCAGCCGCTTTATTGCTAGGCGGCGGGTATTTAGTCGTTCGGAAAGTGATCTCACCGCTTATTCCACTTTGCTTTATTGGGACTGTCGGTATTTTAGCTACGTTATTAGGCGGTCAGCCCCTCTATCAATTGATGTCAGGCGGATTGTTATTAGGCGCGATTTTCATGGCGACGGACTACACGACCTCGCCAATAACTAAAAAAGGAAAGGTCATTTTTGGGATCGGCTGCGGGATTGTTACGGTGCTGATCCGCTTTTACGCGGCATTGCCAGAAGGTGTTTCCTATGCCATTTTATTAATGAATATCTTGGTTCCCCACATTGAGAATTTGACGATTCCGAAGGTTTTCGGGGAGGAGGCAAAGGTGAAATGA
- the rsxE gene encoding electron transport complex subunit RsxE produces MEKEKASAIFNKGLISENPVLRLTLGTCPTLAITTSAINGLGMGVAATVVLLGSNVMISLLRKVIPDRVRIPAFITIIAGFVTVVQLIVKALAPALDATLGIYLPLIVVNCIILGRAEAYAKDHAVLHSALDGLGMGVGFTMTLLCMGGIRELLGSGTILGFPITAGVVPPMTIMLLPPGGFFVFGMLVMAANKLSDRKARELDCNACPIAEACTVVCEEKAGDE; encoded by the coding sequence ATGGAAAAAGAAAAGGCATCCGCCATTTTTAACAAAGGATTGATCAGCGAAAATCCCGTTCTGCGGCTGACTTTAGGAACGTGTCCTACATTAGCGATCACCACCTCTGCCATCAACGGTCTGGGAATGGGAGTGGCAGCGACGGTCGTGCTTTTAGGCTCGAACGTCATGATCTCACTGTTGCGGAAGGTGATCCCTGATCGTGTCAGGATTCCAGCATTTATAACCATTATCGCAGGATTTGTCACCGTGGTTCAATTGATCGTAAAAGCATTGGCCCCTGCACTGGATGCGACATTGGGGATCTATCTGCCCTTGATCGTTGTGAACTGTATCATTCTAGGACGTGCAGAAGCCTATGCCAAAGACCACGCTGTTCTTCATTCCGCTTTAGATGGGTTGGGGATGGGCGTCGGCTTCACCATGACCCTTCTTTGTATGGGGGGGATACGTGAATTGCTGGGCAGTGGAACCATTTTAGGTTTTCCGATCACAGCAGGTGTCGTACCGCCTATGACGATCATGCTGCTGCCGCCAGGCGGGTTCTTTGTTTTTGGCATGCTGGTCATGGCAGCCAATAAACTAAGCGACCGAAAAGCAAGAGAACTTGATTGTAACGCTTGTCCGATCGCGGAGGCGTGCACCGTCGTGTGTGAAGAAAAGGCGGGTGATGAGTGA
- a CDS encoding LPXTG cell wall anchor domain-containing protein produces MKKRILVIIAFLSLFVVLSRQTEAEATVTNGKVQYYYESSTTISNSSANSTSEPSSSTTADSHHSTTSHGNQTDRPTAPSQKNNVTRSGITRFLQTNDQRNNFLSIIGLLILVIAFLGWRLVKNRRKMK; encoded by the coding sequence TTGAAGAAACGGATACTCGTCATCATCGCCTTCTTGTCACTCTTCGTTGTTCTTTCTCGACAGACCGAAGCCGAAGCAACTGTCACCAACGGGAAGGTCCAATACTATTACGAGAGCAGTACCACAATCAGCAATAGTTCGGCTAATTCAACATCAGAACCATCGTCTAGTACCACTGCTGATTCCCACCATTCTACGACGAGTCATGGGAACCAGACAGACAGGCCGACCGCACCCAGTCAAAAAAACAACGTCACACGTTCTGGAATAACACGTTTTCTACAGACAAATGATCAACGGAATAATTTTTTAAGTATCATTGGACTATTGATACTCGTCATTGCTTTTTTGGGATGGCGACTCGTTAAAAATAGGAGGAAAATGAAATGA
- a CDS encoding TetR/AcrR family transcriptional regulator produces MITLTELNTDEPKIQRILNAALREFSQRGYDEASTNRIAKAAGISKALMFHYVKSKEELFLLLLDYCQKKMTDDYWDKLDWQETDIFKRLLQSYTLQIDLMKKHPWIFDFTNLQVETKSAAINQKVAHKAKQQPSYCAEDVFDAIDETNFRTGLDVSRCKQLILWGNIGFTNEIVEEIKKTDYDQLDYQAITDKLTQYLEDLRSVFYEE; encoded by the coding sequence GTGATCACTTTGACTGAACTCAATACGGATGAACCAAAGATTCAACGTATTTTGAATGCGGCGTTGAGGGAATTTTCACAGCGAGGCTATGACGAGGCTTCGACCAATCGAATTGCTAAGGCTGCTGGAATTTCGAAGGCGTTGATGTTTCACTATGTAAAAAGCAAAGAGGAATTGTTTCTACTCTTGCTGGATTATTGCCAAAAGAAAATGACTGATGACTATTGGGATAAGCTGGATTGGCAGGAAACGGATATCTTTAAGCGCCTGCTGCAATCTTATACGTTGCAGATTGACTTGATGAAAAAGCATCCATGGATTTTTGATTTTACCAATTTACAAGTCGAAACGAAGTCAGCAGCGATCAATCAAAAAGTAGCACACAAGGCTAAACAACAGCCTTCCTATTGTGCAGAGGATGTATTTGATGCTATCGATGAAACGAACTTTCGGACCGGACTTGATGTTTCCCGTTGTAAGCAATTGATACTTTGGGGAAATATTGGATTTACAAATGAGATAGTGGAGGAAATAAAGAAGACTGATTACGATCAGCTCGATTATCAAGCGATCACCGATAAACTGACTCAGTATCTGGAAGATCTTCGAAGCGTTTTTTATGAGGAATAA
- a CDS encoding YdeI/OmpD-associated family protein has protein sequence MNHLYKPQRRQDLRDWLADHAASEKECWVVIDRAQANLTYLDVVEEAICFGWIDSTKKKLSKTEVAQRLSPRSKKSQWTELNKERARRLIYLDQMTELGEMRLPDLSPERFVIDPRILRALEADSEIQQHFARFPELYQRIKIDNIQRYPADNELFERRLEKLLTSTKANKRYGAWDDNGRLSSYKKDS, from the coding sequence ATGAATCATTTATATAAACCTCAGCGTCGACAGGACCTGAGAGATTGGTTAGCAGACCATGCTGCTTCTGAAAAAGAATGTTGGGTCGTGATCGATCGAGCGCAGGCAAACCTGACCTACTTAGATGTCGTAGAAGAAGCTATTTGTTTCGGCTGGATCGACAGCACAAAGAAAAAGCTTTCTAAAACGGAAGTCGCACAACGGCTGTCGCCTAGATCCAAAAAGAGTCAATGGACGGAGCTGAACAAGGAACGTGCCCGTCGTTTGATTTATTTAGATCAAATGACCGAACTCGGTGAAATGCGCTTGCCTGATCTTTCTCCGGAACGTTTCGTGATTGATCCGCGGATACTTCGGGCCCTTGAAGCAGATTCAGAGATTCAGCAGCATTTTGCACGCTTCCCAGAACTCTATCAACGAATCAAGATCGACAATATACAGCGCTACCCCGCTGACAACGAACTGTTTGAACGGCGGCTGGAGAAATTGCTGACCAGCACCAAAGCAAATAAACGATACGGCGCTTGGGACGACAATGGCCGCTTGAGCAGCTACAAAAAAGACTCCTGA
- a CDS encoding DUF916 and DUF3324 domain-containing protein has protein sequence MLKKQLHRAIRGVFLILAFSFLPIVAHGESLDSFDAVIHPSEHQLDKNQLYYDLHYQPNEEERLTVTLTNRTAEPIKLKAAFNRAVTNSLGVVEYSGMNKDESAFGPSITDHVKLSDQEIDLAGNQSKDIYLDVHMPKQEFDGVLAGGLYLEQLSDKKVDGNIKNVFSREIAVLLQNKTSEVKPELNITKAEATQANNRNAVMVSINNEKATYVKNVAIDYEVEKDGTAITKAKKEQLSIAPSSRFPFLILMDNTEFTPGTYTVKTTVTAGDQKWRASPTFTIDREEAKHYNDSDVSIEEKTTPPWIWVGIAVILILIAVVIFMYSRNRRLKKKIDGK, from the coding sequence ATGCTGAAGAAGCAATTACACAGAGCTATACGGGGCGTGTTCCTCATCCTGGCCTTTTCATTTTTACCAATTGTCGCTCATGGAGAGTCATTGGACAGCTTCGATGCGGTGATCCACCCTTCGGAGCATCAACTAGACAAAAATCAGCTTTATTATGATTTACATTACCAGCCAAATGAAGAAGAACGCTTGACGGTCACGCTGACCAATCGAACGGCGGAGCCCATCAAGCTCAAGGCTGCCTTCAATCGTGCGGTCACTAACAGTTTGGGGGTCGTTGAATACTCGGGGATGAATAAAGATGAGAGTGCTTTTGGTCCCTCTATCACCGACCACGTTAAGCTTAGCGACCAAGAAATTGATTTAGCTGGAAATCAATCCAAGGATATTTATTTAGATGTCCACATGCCAAAACAAGAATTCGACGGTGTCTTAGCCGGCGGACTGTATTTAGAACAGCTTTCTGATAAAAAAGTCGACGGGAATATCAAAAATGTGTTTTCACGAGAGATCGCTGTCTTGCTACAAAACAAGACCAGCGAAGTAAAACCAGAGTTGAACATCACCAAAGCGGAAGCAACTCAAGCAAATAACCGCAACGCCGTGATGGTCTCGATCAACAATGAAAAAGCAACCTACGTCAAAAATGTCGCCATCGATTATGAAGTAGAAAAAGATGGCACAGCGATCACAAAAGCAAAGAAGGAACAGCTTTCGATCGCACCAAGCAGCCGCTTCCCATTCTTAATTTTAATGGACAATACAGAATTCACACCTGGTACCTACACGGTCAAAACGACTGTCACTGCTGGTGATCAGAAATGGCGCGCCAGCCCGACATTTACGATTGATCGTGAAGAGGCGAAACACTACAACGACAGCGATGTCTCGATCGAAGAAAAAACGACCCCTCCCTGGATCTGGGTCGGTATCGCCGTGATCCTCATACTGATCGCTGTCGTGATCTTCATGTATAGCAGAAACAGACGCTTAAAGAAAAAAATAGATGGGAAATAG
- a CDS encoding adhesive domain-containing protein: MRQKCARFFYQLCLVGSAIFLFLASSNLIVSAVSVDLFATTQVKNSSGTTAAAPYLNVSQKPITFTIDGTTTGVGLIKTGKKYALISVPSPLSGKVTPNGSSMVTTTVTIPLADLPVGSLLGLLSTLVSTINGLLFLNPSLQAPLNSLNQAINNLKNENYGNQNLPITTEQLSATLLGVNINQGLLPILTGTLSNRLVDLKNVLNTLPLGLIGAILTSVLSSVDGLITALANPNSTISTNLASASILGSTTVSIPTFVTSPTGMTQDYAAIVRGGIVQTDDLTIQLLSNFGGSTNLYFSAGSVVMKSEGLPTNLNFGSHPIQTKVDETWNAHVDGSNANPLQTGKIRIEDTRTIAKSWQLKVSQATNWSSGQKNLANARMNMMVGAWNTNFQNYTGVSNQTIQLAPGNQITLMTLGSTTAPGYVELPLNQFQLFVPKNTPKQTGSYQTTLRWTISATP; encoded by the coding sequence ATGAGGCAGAAATGTGCGCGTTTCTTCTATCAACTGTGCCTCGTAGGAAGCGCCATTTTTCTATTTTTGGCGAGTTCCAATCTGATAGTCAGCGCAGTATCCGTCGATTTATTTGCAACGACACAGGTGAAGAACTCTAGTGGAACGACCGCCGCCGCACCGTATCTGAATGTCAGTCAAAAACCCATCACCTTTACGATCGACGGGACAACGACTGGCGTAGGACTGATCAAAACGGGTAAGAAGTATGCACTCATCTCTGTGCCGTCGCCGTTGTCAGGAAAAGTGACGCCCAATGGGTCTTCAATGGTCACCACGACTGTAACGATTCCGTTGGCGGATTTGCCGGTGGGCAGTCTTTTGGGGTTGTTGTCGACACTGGTTTCTACTATTAATGGCTTATTGTTTTTGAACCCGTCCTTACAGGCACCCTTGAACAGCCTGAACCAAGCGATCAATAACCTGAAAAATGAAAACTATGGAAACCAAAATCTGCCGATCACGACGGAGCAATTATCTGCCACTTTGCTTGGTGTCAATATCAATCAAGGACTGCTGCCGATACTAACAGGTACGTTGTCGAATCGGTTGGTCGACTTGAAGAACGTGCTCAATACGCTGCCGCTAGGACTGATAGGGGCGATCCTCACCTCTGTGTTATCCAGCGTTGACGGCTTGATCACTGCATTAGCCAATCCGAACTCAACCATCAGCACCAATCTTGCTTCTGCATCGATCCTAGGGTCAACAACGGTTTCGATCCCAACTTTTGTAACAAGTCCGACAGGGATGACACAAGATTACGCGGCTATCGTTCGCGGAGGAATCGTACAAACAGATGATCTGACGATTCAATTGCTGAGCAATTTCGGCGGGAGCACGAACCTTTATTTTAGTGCAGGCTCGGTAGTCATGAAGAGTGAAGGACTTCCGACCAACTTGAACTTCGGCAGTCACCCCATCCAAACAAAAGTAGATGAAACGTGGAATGCCCACGTTGACGGCAGCAACGCCAATCCGCTTCAAACTGGAAAGATTCGAATAGAGGATACTCGGACCATCGCCAAATCTTGGCAATTAAAAGTCTCACAAGCCACGAACTGGTCGAGCGGACAAAAGAATCTAGCGAATGCGCGTATGAATATGATGGTGGGGGCATGGAACACCAATTTCCAAAATTACACAGGCGTCTCTAATCAAACGATCCAGCTCGCACCGGGAAATCAGATCACGCTCATGACACTTGGCAGTACGACCGCCCCGGGCTATGTAGAACTGCCGTTGAACCAGTTCCAATTGTTTGTACCGAAAAATACACCAAAGCAAACGGGAAGTTATCAAACGACACTCAGATGGACGATATCTGCCACCCCTTAA
- a CDS encoding FMN-binding protein produces the protein MKQSKAKVIFSDALCLFIICLVITFAVAGTRAVFKERIAKQEWAQTQQVMSQLIDAESFKEISVPKDNQGYKALDTAGATVGYLFVTKAYGYGSDVRVMSAVKEGKVTAVDVLDASNETPGLGQNVTRKDFIDQFDGMDDSLEVVKTDPSNKNQVEAVTGATKSSNAVAASVKEALALFEQVAQSEK, from the coding sequence ATGAAGCAATCAAAAGCCAAAGTCATTTTTAGTGACGCCTTGTGCTTGTTCATCATTTGTTTAGTGATCACGTTTGCAGTTGCCGGGACACGGGCGGTGTTCAAAGAGCGGATCGCCAAGCAAGAATGGGCGCAGACCCAACAGGTGATGAGCCAGTTGATCGATGCCGAGAGCTTTAAAGAAATCAGCGTACCAAAGGACAATCAGGGCTATAAAGCTTTAGATACAGCAGGAGCGACGGTCGGCTATCTTTTTGTGACAAAAGCCTATGGCTATGGCAGCGATGTGCGTGTCATGAGTGCTGTCAAAGAAGGGAAAGTCACGGCTGTCGACGTTCTGGATGCATCGAATGAAACACCCGGTCTGGGGCAAAACGTTACAAGAAAAGATTTTATTGATCAATTTGACGGCATGGATGACTCGCTTGAAGTAGTAAAGACGGACCCGTCAAATAAAAACCAAGTCGAAGCGGTAACTGGAGCCACGAAATCCTCAAACGCCGTAGCTGCATCCGTAAAAGAAGCACTTGCATTGTTTGAGCAAGTAGCCCAGTCAGAGAAATAG
- a CDS encoding WxL domain-containing protein, producing MKKQAAFVIAGLFVGGLFAFSTGAHAVDTTGTVDYTSGNINFDPQDPDDPSASLPTSLNFGSHPIQTKTAETWTATSDGVQTSPITTGKVAVSDNRGEASSSGWAIKVAQPEAFKAGEKELTGASLSFTVGELTNNVNSLPTGEGIANDSTYNLLVGQTGSVITAQTNQGAGETALPITKFTLGVPANTAKTAAQYQTTVVWTFSATPS from the coding sequence ATGAAAAAACAAGCGGCATTCGTCATCGCCGGTCTTTTTGTCGGCGGCTTATTCGCATTCTCCACTGGCGCACATGCAGTAGATACGACAGGAACGGTGGATTACACATCCGGCAATATCAACTTTGACCCGCAAGATCCGGACGATCCAAGTGCTTCATTGCCAACGAGCCTCAACTTTGGTTCACATCCGATTCAGACGAAAACAGCAGAAACGTGGACAGCCACCTCAGATGGTGTCCAAACGTCACCTATAACGACAGGAAAAGTCGCCGTCAGCGACAATCGTGGAGAGGCATCCAGCTCAGGATGGGCGATAAAAGTCGCACAGCCAGAAGCCTTCAAGGCTGGTGAAAAAGAACTCACCGGGGCTTCTCTTTCCTTTACCGTCGGAGAGCTGACCAATAACGTAAATTCGTTGCCAACAGGAGAAGGGATCGCTAATGACAGCACCTATAACCTCCTCGTAGGGCAGACAGGTTCTGTCATCACCGCTCAAACCAATCAAGGCGCTGGTGAAACGGCGCTGCCGATCACGAAATTTACACTCGGTGTGCCAGCGAATACTGCTAAAACCGCAGCACAATACCAAACAACCGTAGTCTGGACATTCTCAGCTACACCAAGCTAA
- a CDS encoding M23 family metallopeptidase, whose protein sequence is MKRILISPGCVLLFWIVPSSLASKNKPPQKEGSVMEKAVTIEFPLQGEWYTETSSADRVPSHGTDRFGLRYAFDFIQKDQKEASNTANSANYLFGGIPLDQYYCFGQPVYAPFAGEVVTVKNNTLDGEKASWLHDQTTAIRHSLFFNPARDSFERIAGNYVVLKQTAGIYAAFCHLEKDSIAVKEGQTIQRGALLGNVGHSGNSTEPHLHFQLMDSESIKTANGLPLVFERYEKFNGTSWESVHQQIPAAGERIRSLN, encoded by the coding sequence ATGAAAAGAATCCTTATTTCACCTGGTTGTGTCCTACTTTTCTGGATAGTCCCCTCGTCACTTGCAAGCAAAAATAAGCCGCCACAGAAAGAAGGTTCCGTGATGGAGAAAGCAGTCACTATTGAATTTCCTCTACAGGGAGAATGGTATACGGAAACAAGCTCGGCGGATCGTGTTCCGAGTCACGGGACAGACCGATTTGGCTTGCGTTATGCGTTTGATTTCATTCAAAAGGATCAGAAAGAGGCTTCGAATACTGCAAATTCAGCGAACTATCTTTTTGGCGGTATTCCGCTGGATCAGTATTATTGTTTTGGTCAGCCGGTCTACGCGCCGTTTGCCGGCGAAGTCGTCACCGTGAAGAATAATACTCTGGATGGTGAAAAAGCCTCGTGGCTCCATGATCAAACCACGGCGATCCGTCATTCTCTCTTCTTCAATCCAGCGCGTGACAGCTTTGAACGAATCGCAGGAAATTATGTCGTCCTCAAACAAACCGCAGGGATTTATGCGGCCTTTTGCCATCTGGAAAAGGATTCGATCGCGGTTAAGGAAGGACAGACGATTCAGCGAGGTGCGCTTCTCGGCAACGTCGGACATTCAGGAAATTCCACGGAGCCACATCTGCATTTCCAGTTGATGGATTCTGAGAGCATCAAGACTGCAAATGGGCTGCCCTTGGTATTCGAGCGTTATGAAAAATTCAACGGTACCTCCTGGGAGAGCGTCCACCAGCAAATCCCCGCGGCAGGCGAGCGGATTCGCTCTCTGAATTAA